The Thermothelomyces thermophilus ATCC 42464 chromosome 7, complete sequence genome window below encodes:
- the gla1 gene encoding glycoside hydrolase family 15 protein (CAZy_ID 268088), with amino-acid sequence MHALSSLAVLGAWAVQTVLGRPATLSKRATDSFIETETPIAWEKLRCNIGANGCAASGAAAGVVIASPSKSDPDYFYTWTRDAGLVLTGIVDALSQNYSAALQTNIQDYIIAQAKLQGVSNPSGSLSDGTGLGEPKFNVDLTQFTGDWGRPQRDGPPLRAIALIRYAKWLASNGYKDTANSVVWPVIKNDLAYAAQYWNETGFDLWEEVPGSSFFTIASTHRALVEGAALAAQLGTECSACITVAPQVLCFQQSFWNPSGGYVVSNINGGNNRSGKDLNSVLASIHTFDPAVGCDSVTFQPCSDKALSNHKAYVDSFRSVYAINSGIAQGKAVAVGRYSEDVYYNGNPWYLANFAAAEQLYDAVFVWKKQQSIEVTQLSLPFFKDLLPGISTGTYTPSSSTYQQILDAVSAYADGFIDVAAKYTPSDGSLAEQYTRDSGQPISAKDLTWSYAAFLSAADRRAGIVPAGWSAEHGKTLPGSCSAVQVAGTYTQATATSFPPGQTPNPTSDTPAPFPTACADSTQVFVTFRAEVTTQWGQSVKVVGSSSELGNWDVSKAPRLSASAYTASDPLWAITVPMKAGQSVQYKFVKVNGDGSIQWESDPNRQFTVSSSSTASGCAWQTIEATWR; translated from the exons ATGCACGCTCTCTCGTCGCTCGCTGTCCTCGGCGCCTGGGCCGTCCAGACGGTCTTGGGCCGTCCGGCCACCCTCTCAAAGCGGGCCACCGACTCCTTCATCGAGACCGAGACGCCTATCGCATGGGAAAAGCTGCGGTGCAACATCGGCGCTAACGGCTGTGCGGCTTCCGGAGCCGCTGCCGGTGTGGTCATTGCCAGCCCGTCCAAGTCGGATCCAGACT ACTTCTACACCTGGACTCGAGATGCCGGCCTGGTCCTGACGGGTATCGTGGACGCCCTGTCCCAAAACTACTCGGCGGCCCTGCAGACCAACATTCAGGACTACATCATCGCCCAGGCCAAGCTCCAGGGTGTTTCGAACCCCTCCGGTAGCCTCTCGGACGGCACCGGTCTTGGCGAGCCCAAGTTCAATGTCGATCTCACCCAGTTCACGGGCGACTGGGGCCGGCCGCAGCGCGACGGTCCGCCTCTCCGGGCCATCGCCCTCATCCGCTACGCCAAGTGGCTGGCTTCCAACGGTTACAAGGACACGGCCAACAGCGTCGTCTGGCCCGTCATCAAGAACGACCTGGCCTATGCCGCTCAGTATTG GAACGAGACTGGTTTCGACCTGTGGGAGGAGGTTCCCGGCAGCTCGTTCTTCACCATTGCCAGCACGCACCGAG CCTTGGTAGAGGGAGCTGCCCTCGCTGCCCAGCTCGGCACCGAATGCAGCGCCTGCATCACCGTCGCGCCCCAAGTCCTCTGCTTCCAGCAGAGCTTCTGGAACCCGTCGGGCGGTTACGTTGTCTCGAACA TCAACGGCGGCAACAACCGGTCCGGCAAGGATCTCAACTCGGTCCTGGCCTCCATCCACACCTTTGACCCGGCGGTCGGCTGCGACTCGGTCACCTTCCAGCCCTGCAGCGACAAGGCGCTCTCCAACCACAAGGCCTACGTCGACTCCTTCCGCAGCGTCTACGCCATCAACTCGGGCATTGCCCAGGGCAAGGCCGTCGCCGTGGGCCGCTACTCGGAGGACGTCTACTACAACGGCAACCCGTGGTACCTGGCCAACTTCGCGGCCGCCGAGCAGCTCTACGACGCCGTCTTCGTCTGGAAGAAGCAGCAGTCCATCGAGGTCACCCAGCTGTCCCTCCCCTTCTTCAAGGACCTGCTCCCCGGCATCTCCACCGGCACCTACaccccgtcgtcgtcgacgtaCCAGCAGATCCTCGACGCCGTCTCGGCCTACGCCGACGGCTTCATCGACGTCGCGGCCAAGTACACCCCCTCGGACGGCTCCCTGGCCGAGCAGTACACGCGCGACTCGGGCCAGCCGATCTCGGCCAAGGACCTGACCTGGTCCTACGCCGCCTTCCTCTCGGCCGCCGACCGCCGCGCGGGCATCGTCCCGGCCGGCTGGTCCGCCGAGCACGGCAAGACGCTGCCCGGCTCGTGCTCGGCCGTCCAGGTCGCCGGCACCTACACCCAGGCCACCGCCACCTCCTTCCCGCCCGGCCAGACGCCCAACCCGACCAGCGACACCCCGGCCCCGTTCCCCACGGCCTGCGCCGACTCCACCCAGGTCTTCGTCACCTTCCGCGCCGAGGTGACCACCCAGTGGGGCCAGTCGGTCAAGGTCGTCGGCAGCTCGTCCGAGCTCGGCAACTGGGACGTCTCCAAGGCCCCGCGCCTGTCCGCGTCGGCCTACACGGCGTCGGACCCGCTCTGGGCCATCACGGTGCCCATGAAGGCCGGCCAGTCGGTGCAGTACAAGTTCGTCAAGGTCAACGGGGACGGGTCGATCCAGTGGGAGTCGGACCCGAACCGCCAGTTCACGGTCAGCTCTTCCTCCACGGCCAGCGGCTGTGCCTGGCAGACCATCGAGGCGACCTGGCG